The genomic DNA ATTTTAAGTCATTGACATACTGGGATGGCTTATTTGTGTTGGTGGGCAACCCAAGGCCTGTGTCGATTGGAGGTCGTGGTTGATTCCTAAATATTAATTCACACggtcatgttttgttgtgcacTAGTAGGCATGCACAAGGGGACAAAGTCCTTCCAGTGGAGCTTTTCAAGCTGACTTAGTGCCCCAAGCATTTGATCGAGTGGTTAACCTCTCAATCGGGATCCCCCTGGGATGTTATGGGGTAGTACCAACTTTCTTGATACCAGTGAGTTCCTTAATGGTCTTTGATTCAAAATCTGGGCCCTGGTCACTGTGCAGTCTCTCTGTAAACCCATAATGCACTATTAAGTGTCCCCAGAGGCACTTTGCTACAGTGCATGCTTGCTGGTTGGCATTTAGTACAGCTGCTGCTTGCTTTATGAAGTGATCATTTATTACTAGTACAGTTGTGTTGGACTGATCTGAGCTCCAAGGACAATAAATCCATAAACACTAGTGTGAGGGGAATGCAGGTCTATATACTCATCAATCTCTGGAGGTGTTTTGTGGCAATCGCTCTCAGGCCTTGACCGTTACTTTAATAGTCAAATATGTTTTTGGCCAgaaaaaccctaacccttgccAAATCTACTGCACGCTCAATTCCTAGGTGGCCCATTTCATAATAGAGGATTCCGTTTTCACAGATAAAGTGAAAttatgaaacaataaaatgaaataaaaaaatcaaaccctaaaatACTACATacagaacaataataaaaaaacagcttttgttTTGGATGTTTTTCCAGTCTCTAGCCAATAAAAACTCACTACCAGATGATCTCCAGATCATCCAGCCAATTCTTTTCTAGTACAAACAAGAGCAGATAgatagaatgttttttttctgaagaaacCATAAATGAGAATAAAccttaaatatttagttttaggTGCACACCATCATGTTTGATTCTTAGATGTTCACAATTGTCTCACAACACGACAACATAGCGTTTCCCCCTATACCATGTCGACCTGGTTCCCATGGCAACTCACAATCTTCAGTCTGAATGCTCTCACAGTGCAAAGCAGCAGAATGAATGACTGATGGTGTTCTCATTTCtcgttttttttggttttttaaaatctttccctctctctttactCCACATACTACATTGTTCTCTACATGTCATCCCTTTGCTCTCCCACATTATTCTCATTCTTGCCCCCTGCCccatttctgtgttgttttgatgcGGTGGTATAGTGACCTGCTGCCGTCCCTGGACAGAGTGAGGAGTGCCAGCACCACTTGTCTGAGACCAGACACCTACTTTCACTCACCCGGCAGAAACAggtacaaaagaaaaaatgaattaaCTCAAAAAGCGATAGGTGTTGTTGTAAATGATGgccctcatttatcaaacttgtgtagaaacacaacagaaataAAGTGATTCTGTTTGTCAGCCTGAAAAATGGGATCAAAGTAAGTCAGAAAGCAACAGTGTGGAGAGAAGTCACCACTGCGGTCAACAGTTgtatctcttcctctctccttgtCCTCTTTATGAACTGACAGAGCACAAGCTCATGGTCCAACTAGGACATCATCAGGTCACAGGGGCAGGCGATTGCCGCAGCTCCCTTCAAAGAGCAGCAGCATTGAGCAAGGTATGTGTACTGGCAATCAAATCTGGTGAAGATGTTAAAAGCCTTTTTCtgaatttaaatacatatatccATCCATACTAAACGTCATTCTCCATCTATTAAAAACCTGATCTTGCTTCCTCAAGATACTCTGTAgtctgatttctttgtttgaattatcttcattttattcatgtttttactcTTACTCTCCCAGCCCTTGCAGTAGGGGAGCAAGCCTGCCACCTACACATGAAAGTACATTCCTATTGGCCTTCAGCCTCCCGCAGACCGGACACAGCCCTCAAGACCAAACAAGAGGTCAGTGTCTGAGTCTATTTCGTCCTCCTGTTCTTGATAAATcctacaagtctgtttttcagaACCCGTCATTCACACCTTCGTCTCTGTATGTAGATGTATGCGGAACGGAGGCATTGCAGCGAAAACATCTCAGCAAGATCCTCAGACAGTGATATGAGCGATGTCTCTGCCCTCTCTCATGCAAGCAGTGCCTCTGGCCTCAGTAGCACCAGCTACATGTCTATCCAATCAGAAAGACACGGTGGACGCCTCGGGTCAGTGCTCGTGGTCTCGTTGTTCTTGTGTGTGCTCATGTTAGATGTTGTAGGTGAATTTGAGCTTTCTGAAATAACAATGTGTGATTATGTGTGTAATGCATGCTTAACACTGTGTGCCTTTCTTTTTAATGCACGAATGATTGCATGTTTCTGCCCGGCATGCCCTGACTCCTCTATCCAcatacgcgcacacacatgaatacatgCTGAATGGTGATTGAATTCAGATCCACGTCAttagaggaggagaaaaaggagaggaggatgTCATGGGGGTTGGACGGGGAGGACGAGGGCAAGAGGGTATCAGGACTCTCTGCTGAGTTGAAGCGCAGGAGACACACTGTAGCAGGAGATACCAGGGTGTCCAGGTAAACCTCATTTTCAGACAGCAGCACACACTTTCCACACCTCTGATCTGAAAGTTTAACAAATCCAGGCACAGATATGCTCTTACTGACGATCACCTGTGTGATTCAAAGTAATTCTTTTTGAACGAATCACTCAGAGGTGACTGAGCGAATCCTCTCACTGCGAGGAAACGGTACTAGTACACAAAGTGATTCGTTCTTTGAACGTACTGTGCATGCGAACGAGTACACCGAACGTGCGATTCAGCGGCTTTAAGTGTCAGAATCAGCCTCAGCAAATCCAAGAagacttaaaaaacatgttaatctcTTTAACAGAGATTCAACAGAGGAGTCTAGTGTATActgagctgaatcacaacctgttcagctgtgtttcaggttcagtgactgtcagagtCAGATGGTGTCCCTTCATTTGCCAGCCATGACAGAGGATCTTTGAAATATCTAGGAGTAATTTTGCCCAAAGACCCGTTACAACTATATGagaaaaaatataatacatgAATGAATTTTGCTGGAAAAATGTAATTCGATATTTTACCACTCGGCTAATGAAGGTATTGGAAAGAGTTATTGGAAAGATATACACAAAGCAGGTATCTGATAGGTGCATTGCTGGGAGTGgcaaaaaaaaggctttgacTAAAAGATGGATGATGGGTACCGGACCTACAATAAATAATTGTTAAGCCATAACAATAGCTGCATATTTAATGGAAAAGATTACATTATCTCTTTACCTAAAGATGGACATTTGCATAAAGCACCGGGAAGACCGGGGAGATTATAAGATTATAAGATTATAAATTTATAGAATTTAAAGGAACATCTAATCCACATTAATTGATTGCATAAGGGATTCCATCTGCTGCAAATTATTTTAGTtattgatcatttatttattttgtagagACCTGCAGAGAGACTGCTTTTAAAACATGAtctgaaacatgaaaacacgtcttttttgtcattgaactttttttcctttgtccaCCTGAGGCACTTGAGACTTCACCTTCCAAAGCCTCTCGTCTTGCTCCTATTCCGCATCTCAGTGTCATAAACTCAAGGGACGAGGTCTTTAAATCTTAAATATATGGGAGTGTGGTAATCAATTGACCTGCCTGATCAGACATACACGAGGCTTGTGTGACATATGCATGATTTTTGCAACTGAATCTGCACCGGTTTCTAtcaattctctctctcactctctctctctctctctctctctctctctctctctctctccagccgGCATATGAGGTCGTCGATGGGCCGCTGCCTGCTGAAGAGCTCCAGTGTAAGTGGAGAGATTTACACCCAGGAATGCACCGATGGCAGCCAGTCAGACACAGCGCTTGGTTTGGTAGGTGGAGGCAGCAAGAAGAGACGGTCCAGCCTCAGCTCTCGGATGGTGGCCATAGTCGGCAACCGCCGCAGCCGTAGCACTTCACAGATCAGTGGACCCGGTGAGTTGCCACAGCACCTATACAATTTGCTGTGAATCCGTCTAATTCTGTTTGATGTAGAAGTGATAGTTCTACTGGACATAAGGCACACTACTCGAGGTTTAAGTGAGGCTGATGTCTGATGATGGAGGTAGAAACTACTGGCTGCTCGTAAATAGGCAGGATTTTAAGGGTCTTAAGGGGGTCCAAACAAAGGGGAACTGGGATGTGTAGATCAAGCTATACTGCTTCTATATCTAATTCAAGTTGCCAAATGTAAAGTTtgatattttgaaaataatcttAGTTTTGGTGTGCTTTTACACATAGCCAGTGAGAGAAGTGGGTCTCATTCGCTTAGGTGGTTGTTTATCACACGTTTTTGTGTCTCAGATTATGTCTGTTTTAAAATTTCGACAGTATGATGCGTATTTACATCTTCTGAAGCTTCTCTTCTTGGTCGTATTATGTATTTCAGAACTTGGAGGTGACTCCGACTTCTGCGCTCCAGTGTATATGATATGCAGCGTAAACACTGCTATTCTGAGAAATATTAGAAGATAATGTGTTTGACCATTGTTTCAATGTGATTAATAGCGTTTCTCTTTCAACCATAGCCAAAATAAATCTTAGCTCAAACTTACTTTGCTCTTTTATCCAACCTGATCCTAAAACTAATTTATTTTACTTCAGAGGCTTAACTTTACCTTTAAGCTTTTCCTACTCATAATCCTTGATTATTTTCAACTTTGCAGCC from Solea solea chromosome 10, fSolSol10.1, whole genome shotgun sequence includes the following:
- the LOC131466812 gene encoding regulating synaptic membrane exocytosis protein 3-like isoform X1; protein product: MTDGVLISRFFWFFKIFPSLFTPHTTLFSTCHPFALPHYSHSCPLPHFCVVLMRWYSDLLPSLDRVRSASTTCLRPDTYFHSPGRNRAQAHGPTRTSSGHRGRRLPQLPSKSSSIEQALAVGEQACHLHMKVHSYWPSASRRPDTALKTKQEMYAERRHCSENISARSSDSDMSDVSALSHASSASGLSSTSYMSIQSERHGGRLGRHMRSSMGRCLLKSSSVSGEIYTQECTDGSQSDTALGLVGGGSKKRRSSLSSRMVAIVGNRRSRSTSQISGPDWKSKKEKDAPIQRSTETGMAVELTRNTSVQPSRESNNGSMNSYSSEGNLIFSGVNIGASNQFSDFLDGLGPAQLVGRQTLATPAIGDIQIGMMEKRGQLEVEVIRARGLVQKPGSKSLPAPYVKVYLLNNGKYVAKKKTKIARKTLDPLYQQALLFEESPQGKVLQVIVWGDYGRMDHKSFMGVAQILLEELDLSSTVIGWYKLFPPSSLVDPTLASITRRTSQSSLDSTAGPAGVRS